In Akkermansia muciniphila, one DNA window encodes the following:
- a CDS encoding ABC transporter ATP-binding protein encodes MEHASPAVNVENARVYLGGHEILHNISWQVQRGERCFILGANGAGKTTLVKVLMGFAWPFFGARVQVLGKTFGHVNLLELRKSIAWVSPFMHKWLEDGSWNGRDMVLSGPDGTIGLLRAPTPEEEEKAAGIMKSLKAEHLMDRPVAAMSSGEQVKVLIARALMTNPELMILDEPSVYLDLAGREFLLKTIEELAETRPDLTIVFITQRIEDILPVFDRGMILKSGEIVAYGSRDEVLTEENLKDAFELDIQLIKTEKGRLWTVIR; translated from the coding sequence ATGGAGCACGCATCGCCGGCCGTCAATGTGGAAAACGCCAGGGTATACCTGGGCGGGCACGAAATCCTGCACAATATTTCCTGGCAGGTGCAGCGTGGAGAACGTTGTTTTATTCTGGGGGCCAACGGCGCTGGAAAGACAACGCTGGTCAAGGTGCTGATGGGGTTTGCGTGGCCGTTCTTCGGGGCCAGGGTGCAGGTTCTGGGCAAGACCTTCGGGCACGTGAACCTGCTGGAGCTGCGCAAGTCCATTGCGTGGGTGAGCCCGTTCATGCACAAATGGCTGGAGGATGGCTCCTGGAACGGGCGCGACATGGTGCTTTCCGGCCCGGACGGCACGATCGGCCTCCTGAGAGCGCCGACGCCGGAAGAGGAGGAAAAAGCGGCGGGAATCATGAAATCCCTGAAAGCGGAGCATTTGATGGACAGGCCGGTGGCGGCCATGTCTTCCGGGGAACAGGTGAAAGTGCTGATTGCCCGGGCTCTGATGACGAACCCGGAACTGATGATTCTGGACGAACCCAGCGTTTACCTGGATTTGGCAGGGCGGGAATTTTTGCTGAAAACCATTGAAGAACTGGCTGAAACGAGACCTGACCTGACCATCGTGTTCATTACCCAGCGCATTGAAGATATCCTCCCTGTATTTGACCGCGGCATGATTTTAAAATCCGGGGAGATCGTAGCGTATGGAAGCCGGGACGAGGTGCTGACGGAAGAAAACCTGAAAGACGCTTTTGAGCTGGATATCCAGTTAATCAAGACGGAAAAAGGGCGTCTCTGGACCGTTATCCGCTAA
- a CDS encoding FadR/GntR family transcriptional regulator — protein MKQSKTMELKKPVRVSLARQVLTAMESMIRSGKWKVGDRIPAEAELARAFSVSHNTIREALQSLIHMGMLEARPGDGTYVMASDRFAVAVSNRLKESDLPQILEARLALEKEIARLAAVKRTDEDLKELENALQDCHGRVRPGIEDDMLFHAAVARATHNPVLSELYNVVIRHVQENLERLLQEKQYDAGAMKLHDDLLAAIRKREADEAENIIVKIVEFDTVSIGGSFIS, from the coding sequence ATGAAGCAGTCCAAGACAATGGAGCTGAAGAAACCGGTGCGCGTGTCCCTGGCCCGCCAGGTGCTCACCGCCATGGAATCCATGATACGGTCCGGCAAATGGAAGGTTGGAGACCGCATTCCCGCGGAAGCGGAACTGGCACGCGCCTTTTCCGTCAGCCACAACACCATCCGTGAAGCCCTTCAATCCCTGATTCACATGGGGATGCTGGAGGCGCGCCCCGGGGACGGCACATATGTGATGGCGTCAGACCGCTTTGCCGTCGCGGTGAGCAATCGCCTCAAGGAATCCGATCTGCCCCAGATTCTGGAGGCCCGGCTGGCTTTGGAAAAGGAAATTGCGCGGCTGGCCGCCGTTAAAAGGACGGATGAAGATTTGAAGGAGCTGGAAAATGCCCTGCAGGACTGCCACGGCAGGGTAAGGCCGGGCATTGAAGATGACATGCTGTTTCATGCCGCCGTGGCCCGCGCCACGCATAATCCGGTGCTCTCGGAATTGTACAACGTGGTTATCCGCCATGTGCAGGAGAATCTGGAAAGGCTGCTTCAGGAGAAGCAATATGACGCCGGCGCCATGAAGCTGCATGACGACCTTCTCGCAGCCATCAGAAAGCGGGAGGCGGATGAAGCGGAGAATATTATTGTGAAGATTGTGGAATTTGACACCGTCAGCATAGGCGGATCATTCATTTCCTGA